A section of the Amycolatopsis sp. AA4 genome encodes:
- a CDS encoding methyltransferase yields the protein MALRVAVTLGLPDRLRTPGTVDDIAAELDLSPIALDVLLGHLVTLGVVSRTDEGYRTTAYGENLCQDNENGVANLLHLDRAAGRAELAFVELAHSIRTGEAAYSRRYGKDFWTDLSEQPHLRKSFDQQMATRFRTEIPQVVAGIDWASFQTAVDVGGGRGDLLAAILEANPKLRAHLIDLEPTASEARAAFAARGLADRVEVRGGSFFDPLPAQADAYVLVDILHNWDDENARRILKRCAEAAGRAGRILAIEAVSGIHARTEMDLVMLVHFGGRERRVEEFRALAESAGLVLESATPLTDQRGLLEFRVA from the coding sequence ATGGCATTGCGAGTCGCGGTAACGCTGGGTTTGCCCGACCGGTTGCGCACCCCCGGCACTGTCGACGACATCGCCGCCGAGCTGGACCTCTCCCCGATCGCGCTCGACGTCCTGCTCGGTCACCTGGTCACGCTCGGCGTGGTCTCGCGCACCGACGAGGGGTACCGGACCACCGCGTACGGGGAGAATCTCTGCCAGGACAACGAAAACGGCGTAGCGAACCTCCTGCACCTGGACCGCGCCGCCGGTCGGGCCGAACTCGCTTTTGTTGAACTTGCGCACAGTATTCGAACGGGCGAGGCGGCTTACTCCCGTCGCTACGGCAAGGATTTCTGGACCGACCTCTCCGAACAGCCGCACCTGCGGAAATCCTTCGACCAGCAGATGGCCACTCGATTCCGCACCGAGATCCCGCAGGTGGTCGCCGGAATCGATTGGGCTTCTTTTCAAACGGCAGTAGACGTCGGCGGTGGCCGAGGCGATTTGCTCGCCGCAATCCTCGAAGCCAATCCAAAACTGCGCGCCCACTTGATCGACCTCGAGCCCACCGCAAGCGAAGCCCGCGCCGCCTTCGCCGCCCGTGGTCTCGCCGACCGAGTCGAAGTACGCGGCGGCAGCTTCTTCGACCCTCTTCCAGCGCAGGCGGATGCCTATGTCCTGGTGGACATCCTGCACAACTGGGACGACGAGAACGCCCGCCGCATCCTGAAACGGTGCGCGGAAGCGGCAGGCCGAGCCGGACGGATTCTCGCCATCGAAGCAGTCAGCGGAATTCACGCGCGTACCGAAATGGACCTGGTCATGCTGGTCCATTTCGGCGGTCGCGAACGGCGCGTGGAAGAATTCCGCGCCCTGGCCGAGTCCGCGGGCTTAGTCCTGGAATCGGCGACCCCGCTGACCGACCAGCGGGGCCTGCTGGAATTCCGCGTTGCTTAA
- a CDS encoding TetR/AcrR family transcriptional regulator, whose amino-acid sequence MPAAGTRKPMRERFREQVREEVKAAALAQLAAGGAQAISINAIAKELGVSGPALYRYFSSRDELLNVLVIDAYRDLRDAMAKALDTEAPDAEARIRLLAAAYRAWARAEPHRYELLFKAPFPGYDAHAKPLAEAARALMGVVLGVLHDTTGKPYQNEEVLVARRANTENHQLAVALWSRLHGFVSLEIGGGFTAMGLDTDALFENEVQVLTDRAT is encoded by the coding sequence ATGCCCGCAGCAGGCACCCGCAAACCGATGCGCGAACGGTTTCGCGAGCAGGTGCGCGAAGAGGTCAAAGCCGCCGCACTCGCTCAGCTCGCCGCCGGGGGCGCGCAGGCGATCTCCATCAACGCCATCGCCAAGGAACTCGGCGTGTCCGGACCGGCGCTGTACCGCTACTTCTCCAGCCGCGACGAGCTGCTGAACGTCCTGGTCATCGACGCGTACCGCGACCTTCGCGACGCCATGGCGAAAGCTCTCGACACCGAAGCGCCCGACGCGGAAGCGCGGATCCGGCTGCTGGCCGCCGCGTACCGGGCGTGGGCGCGGGCCGAACCGCATCGGTACGAATTGCTGTTCAAGGCACCGTTTCCCGGTTACGACGCGCACGCCAAGCCGCTCGCCGAAGCGGCCCGGGCGCTGATGGGCGTGGTGCTCGGGGTGTTGCACGACACCACGGGAAAGCCGTACCAGAACGAGGAAGTGCTCGTCGCCCGGCGCGCGAACACGGAGAACCACCAGCTGGCGGTCGCGCTGTGGTCGCGGCTGCATGGCTTTGTCAGCCTCGAAATCGGCGGCGGGTTCACCGCGATGGGGCTCGACACCGACGCGTTGTTCGAGAACGAAGTACAGGTCCTGACGGACCGCGCCACCTGA
- a CDS encoding MFS transporter, with protein sequence MSTKTRPLGNRVMAKAAVRIMPLLMLLYFVNYLDRVNIGFAGPNGMNKELGLTATAFGLASGIFFIGYLILEVPSNLALHRFGARRWIARIMITWGAVAVAMAFVPNTTTLVVLRFVLGVAEAGFFPGIILYLTYWFPAAQRAKAVALFMCAVPVSSAIGSTVSSLLISGGHGVFGLSGWRFMFLVEGIPAILLAVVTWFCLSDRPETAMWLSAEERDWLTSELDAERRATEAEHHWPLRKALTHPRILGLAFVYFAVVYGLYALGFFLPTIIAGFGEEFGTKLTVLQAGLVNAIPYVAGALVMVPWARHGDRTGERTWHVALPMLVGGAAIPVALYLGNPYATMTAVTICAMGVCAALPTFWALPSNFLSGAAAAGGIALINALGNLSGFVAPYVTGWLRDLTGTQRTGLWVVGACMVAGAVLAVALGAKPRASRR encoded by the coding sequence ATGTCGACGAAGACGCGCCCGCTGGGCAACCGGGTCATGGCCAAGGCGGCGGTGCGGATCATGCCGCTGCTGATGCTGCTGTACTTCGTCAACTACCTGGACCGGGTCAACATCGGGTTCGCCGGTCCGAACGGGATGAACAAGGAACTCGGCCTCACCGCGACGGCCTTCGGGCTCGCGTCCGGGATCTTCTTCATCGGCTACCTGATCCTCGAGGTGCCGAGCAATCTCGCGCTGCACCGGTTCGGCGCGCGCCGCTGGATCGCGCGGATCATGATCACCTGGGGCGCGGTGGCCGTCGCGATGGCGTTCGTGCCCAACACCACGACGCTGGTGGTGCTGCGGTTCGTGCTCGGCGTCGCGGAGGCGGGGTTCTTCCCGGGCATCATTCTGTATCTGACGTACTGGTTCCCGGCGGCGCAGCGGGCGAAGGCGGTCGCGCTGTTCATGTGCGCGGTGCCGGTGTCGAGCGCGATCGGCTCGACCGTCTCCAGCCTGCTGATCAGCGGCGGGCACGGCGTGTTCGGCCTGTCCGGCTGGCGGTTCATGTTCCTGGTGGAAGGCATCCCGGCGATCCTGCTGGCGGTCGTCACGTGGTTCTGCCTGAGCGACCGGCCGGAAACCGCGATGTGGCTGTCGGCCGAGGAGCGCGACTGGCTCACCAGCGAACTCGACGCCGAACGCCGCGCCACCGAAGCCGAACACCACTGGCCGCTGCGGAAAGCGCTCACGCACCCGCGGATCCTCGGGCTGGCGTTCGTGTACTTCGCGGTCGTCTACGGCCTGTACGCGCTGGGCTTCTTCCTGCCGACCATCATCGCCGGGTTCGGCGAGGAGTTCGGCACCAAGCTGACGGTGCTGCAGGCAGGTTTGGTGAACGCGATCCCGTACGTCGCGGGTGCTCTGGTGATGGTCCCGTGGGCGCGCCACGGCGACCGGACCGGGGAACGGACGTGGCACGTCGCGCTGCCGATGCTCGTCGGCGGCGCGGCGATCCCGGTCGCGCTGTACCTCGGAAACCCTTACGCCACCATGACCGCGGTGACGATCTGCGCGATGGGCGTGTGCGCGGCGCTGCCGACGTTCTGGGCGCTGCCGTCGAACTTCCTGTCCGGCGCGGCGGCCGCCGGCGGGATCGCGCTGATCAACGCGCTGGGCAACCTGAGCGGGTTCGTCGCGCCGTACGTGACAGGCTGGCTGCGCGACCTGACCGGTACGCAACGGACCGGGTTGTGGGTGGTCGGCGCGTGCATGGTCGCCGGGGCCGTGCTGGCGGTGGCGTTGGGGGCGAAGCCGCGCGCGTCTCGCCGGTGA
- a CDS encoding TetR/AcrR family transcriptional regulator: protein MTGLRERKKQATRVALREAALRLAIEHGPANVRVDDIAEAAGVSPRTYNNYFSSREEAIVAAVTADRENRIAAAVAERSPDTRLAEAIIDAVAEQYTDPGEQSRDALLLITTNPGLRSAFLDAPAALEDPLQEVIATRVGDAQTARVLAASVAAAVRVALEQWTRPAGHGLVVVSGSLPDLLRRTLEPLVPALDAAEA from the coding sequence GTGACCGGATTGCGCGAACGGAAGAAGCAGGCCACCCGCGTCGCGCTGCGCGAAGCAGCCCTGCGGCTGGCGATCGAACACGGGCCGGCGAACGTGCGCGTCGACGACATCGCCGAGGCCGCCGGCGTTTCCCCGCGGACCTACAACAACTACTTCTCCAGCCGCGAAGAGGCGATCGTCGCGGCGGTCACCGCGGACCGCGAGAACCGGATCGCGGCCGCGGTCGCCGAACGCTCGCCGGACACCCGGCTGGCCGAGGCGATCATCGACGCGGTCGCCGAGCAGTACACCGATCCGGGCGAGCAGAGCCGCGACGCACTGCTGCTGATCACCACGAATCCCGGTCTGCGCAGCGCATTTCTCGACGCCCCGGCCGCACTCGAAGACCCGCTTCAGGAAGTGATCGCGACCCGGGTCGGCGATGCGCAAACCGCGCGCGTGCTGGCCGCCTCGGTCGCGGCGGCGGTCCGGGTCGCGCTGGAGCAGTGGACGCGACCGGCGGGCCACGGCCTGGTCGTGGTGTCCGGCTCGCTCCCGGATCTGCTGCGGCGGACGCTCGAACCGCTCGTTCCCGCCCTCGACGCCGCGGAGGCCTGA
- a CDS encoding antibiotic biosynthesis monooxygenase codes for MAKLQSLDPRTPMFAQFKEKTGPIVLANTFVVPEGKTDEFLALFRKQAEYMKAQPGFVSLRMHRGTAGSRLLMNVAVWESTEALAAAFASPEFQRLAAESSDDIESYPHIFEQIDV; via the coding sequence ATGGCCAAGCTGCAGAGCCTCGACCCCCGCACGCCGATGTTCGCTCAGTTCAAGGAAAAGACCGGGCCGATCGTCCTCGCCAACACGTTCGTCGTCCCGGAGGGCAAGACCGACGAGTTCCTGGCTCTCTTCCGGAAGCAGGCCGAGTACATGAAGGCTCAGCCCGGATTCGTCTCGCTGCGGATGCACCGGGGAACGGCGGGCAGCCGGTTGCTGATGAACGTCGCGGTCTGGGAGTCGACCGAGGCGCTCGCCGCCGCGTTTGCCAGCCCGGAATTCCAGCGGCTGGCGGCCGAATCCTCCGACGACATCGAGTCGTATCCGCACATCTTCGAGCAGATCGACGTCTGA
- a CDS encoding cytochrome P450: MTRQAGLPLERGACPFDPVPAQRTQAPVEPMTYPDGTQGWLVTGYQEVRAVLSDKRMSARVELAKIPLDFGPLPPPKPADPGVFSGMDDPDHHRYRKLLTGAFTVHRMRTLEDRVGEIVDAHLDAMAAAGGPVDLVEAFARPVPSLVICELLGASYERRAEFTGYTATMFSKDVPIAERIDATQGVVAFIAGQIEEKRTEPGDDLLSDLVRGGELTDEELANIGMMLLVAGFETTRNMIALGTLALLENPEQLAKFKADPGLTASTVEELLRYLSVIHIGPIRTALEDVELGGVTIKAGDPVVMSLPVANRDPGKFPDPDVLDVTRKATGQLGFGHGVHQCLGQQLARVEMRIALYRLFARFPDLRLAVPFAEVDLPPDASIYGPVRLPVTWSPE, translated from the coding sequence ATGACCCGTCAGGCAGGACTCCCGCTCGAAAGGGGCGCGTGTCCGTTCGATCCGGTGCCGGCCCAGCGCACGCAAGCCCCGGTCGAGCCGATGACGTATCCGGACGGCACGCAGGGCTGGCTCGTCACCGGATACCAGGAGGTGCGGGCGGTCCTCTCGGACAAGCGGATGTCCGCGCGGGTCGAGCTGGCGAAGATCCCGCTCGACTTCGGCCCGCTGCCGCCGCCGAAACCGGCTGACCCGGGGGTGTTCAGCGGGATGGACGACCCGGACCACCACCGCTACCGCAAGCTGCTGACCGGAGCGTTCACCGTGCACCGGATGCGCACGCTGGAGGACCGCGTCGGCGAGATCGTCGATGCCCACCTCGACGCGATGGCCGCCGCGGGCGGTCCGGTCGACCTGGTGGAAGCGTTTGCGCGACCGGTGCCGTCGCTGGTGATCTGCGAACTGCTCGGCGCTTCCTACGAACGCCGTGCCGAGTTCACCGGCTACACCGCCACCATGTTCTCCAAGGACGTGCCGATCGCCGAGCGGATCGACGCGACCCAGGGCGTCGTCGCGTTCATCGCCGGGCAGATCGAGGAGAAGCGGACGGAGCCGGGCGACGACCTGCTGTCCGACCTCGTCCGCGGCGGCGAGCTGACCGACGAGGAACTCGCCAACATCGGCATGATGCTGCTGGTCGCCGGATTCGAGACGACCCGCAACATGATCGCGCTCGGCACGCTGGCGCTGCTGGAGAATCCGGAGCAGCTGGCGAAGTTCAAGGCCGACCCGGGGCTGACCGCGAGCACGGTCGAGGAATTGCTGCGCTACCTCAGCGTGATCCACATCGGGCCGATCCGCACCGCGCTGGAGGACGTCGAACTCGGCGGCGTCACGATCAAGGCGGGCGATCCGGTCGTCATGTCGCTTCCGGTCGCCAACCGGGATCCGGGGAAGTTTCCGGACCCGGACGTGCTGGACGTCACGCGCAAGGCGACCGGGCAGCTCGGCTTCGGCCATGGCGTGCACCAATGTCTCGGTCAGCAGCTGGCGCGGGTCGAGATGCGGATCGCGCTGTACCGGCTGTTCGCGCGGTTCCCGGATCTGCGGCTCGCGGTGCCGTTCGCCGAGGTGGACCTGCCGCCCGACGCGTCGATCTACGGTCCGGTGCGGCTGCCGGTGACCTGGTCACCGGAGTAG
- a CDS encoding MBL fold metallo-hydrolase — protein MRKDIPYTKGHHRLTEHCSAWLVPDGTWGWSNAGLIAGAGESLLVDTLFDVPMTREMLNGLQDATVDSPIKTVVNTHANGDHWFGNELVADASIIASEATAEEMRTNGPDLMRGLIRQEGPLGRFAQHILHPFDFDSITATPANRTFAGQLKLDIGGVAVEIRCLGPAHTEGDSVVLVPDEGVLYAGDLLFIGGTPITWAGPVSNWIAACDEMLKMDAEFVVPGHGPVTDADGIRSVLDYLQWVQAEAADRHRRGMPAEEAMRDISLGRFADLDEHGRLAQNVLAVYYELDPEMERVDTREVFRRIAELEGFA, from the coding sequence GTGCGCAAGGATATTCCCTACACCAAAGGCCATCACCGGCTCACCGAACACTGCTCGGCGTGGCTGGTCCCGGACGGAACCTGGGGGTGGAGCAACGCCGGACTGATCGCCGGCGCCGGAGAATCCCTCCTGGTCGACACGCTCTTCGACGTGCCGATGACGCGGGAAATGCTCAACGGGCTTCAAGACGCCACAGTAGACAGTCCAATCAAGACAGTCGTGAACACGCACGCCAACGGAGACCACTGGTTCGGCAACGAACTCGTCGCCGACGCTTCCATCATCGCCTCCGAAGCCACCGCGGAAGAGATGCGCACCAACGGCCCCGACCTCATGCGCGGTCTGATCCGTCAGGAAGGTCCGCTGGGCCGCTTCGCCCAGCACATCCTGCACCCGTTCGACTTCGACTCCATCACCGCGACTCCGGCGAACCGGACGTTCGCCGGGCAGCTGAAGCTCGACATCGGCGGTGTCGCAGTAGAAATCCGCTGCCTCGGCCCGGCGCACACCGAGGGCGACAGCGTCGTCCTCGTCCCCGACGAAGGCGTGCTGTACGCCGGGGACCTGCTGTTCATCGGCGGCACTCCGATCACCTGGGCCGGACCGGTGTCGAACTGGATCGCCGCCTGCGACGAGATGCTCAAGATGGACGCCGAGTTCGTCGTCCCCGGCCACGGCCCGGTCACCGACGCCGACGGCATCCGTTCGGTCCTCGACTACCTGCAGTGGGTGCAGGCCGAGGCCGCCGACCGCCACCGCCGGGGGATGCCGGCGGAGGAAGCGATGCGGGACATCTCGCTGGGCCGGTTCGCGGACCTCGACGAACACGGCCGTCTCGCGCAGAACGTGCTCGCGGTGTACTACGAACTCGACCCGGAGATGGAGCGCGTGGACACCCGCGAGGTGTTCCGCCGCATCGCGGAACTGGAAGGCTTCGCGTGA
- a CDS encoding fumarylacetoacetate hydrolase family protein, whose amino-acid sequence MRLVTYESAGAARLGVLHGDAVVDPARVLRASGQREIAVPTEMVAFFEGGAEARGTADQALQLAEAAAEKGDVLIDGGQPAVLPQDEVRLLAPVPRPRRIRDYLTYTQHAKGSGLTVPPAFAAMPICYQGNVETVIGPDEPLRWPSYTAQLDFELELGFFTSGGGKNLTPAEAAGRIAGVTIFNDVSARDIQLFEMSMTIGPSKGKHFCTAMGPCVLTMDEVDEWAVQMTATVNGEVWASGSTKDRQFSFAEVLAWASLDEDVYPGEFFALGTVGGGCGLELDRWIQPGDVVELAASGVGMLRNPVGQRQVAPEGAGLASYQGAPEVHVSGR is encoded by the coding sequence GTGCGGCTGGTCACCTATGAATCCGCGGGCGCGGCCCGGCTCGGTGTCCTGCACGGCGACGCGGTCGTGGACCCGGCGCGGGTCTTGCGGGCGTCTGGGCAACGAGAAATCGCTGTCCCCACTGAGATGGTCGCCTTCTTCGAGGGCGGGGCTGAGGCGCGCGGCACCGCCGACCAGGCGCTTCAGCTGGCTGAAGCTGCGGCCGAAAAGGGCGACGTCTTGATCGACGGCGGGCAGCCAGCGGTGCTTCCGCAAGACGAAGTCCGGCTCCTCGCGCCGGTGCCAAGGCCGCGTCGGATTCGCGACTATCTGACCTACACGCAGCACGCCAAGGGCTCCGGACTCACCGTTCCGCCAGCCTTCGCGGCGATGCCGATCTGCTACCAGGGCAACGTCGAGACGGTGATCGGGCCGGACGAGCCGTTGCGGTGGCCGTCCTACACCGCGCAGCTGGACTTCGAACTCGAGCTTGGCTTCTTCACCTCCGGCGGCGGCAAGAACCTGACCCCAGCCGAGGCCGCCGGGCGCATCGCCGGGGTCACGATCTTCAACGACGTCAGCGCCCGCGACATCCAGTTGTTCGAGATGAGCATGACGATCGGTCCGTCCAAGGGAAAGCACTTCTGCACCGCGATGGGTCCGTGTGTGCTCACGATGGACGAGGTCGACGAATGGGCCGTGCAGATGACGGCCACAGTCAACGGCGAGGTCTGGGCCAGCGGGTCCACAAAGGACCGACAGTTCTCGTTCGCCGAGGTGCTCGCGTGGGCGTCGTTGGACGAAGACGTTTACCCGGGCGAATTCTTCGCGCTCGGCACCGTCGGCGGCGGGTGCGGGCTGGAGCTGGACCGCTGGATCCAGCCGGGCGACGTGGTGGAACTCGCCGCGTCCGGCGTCGGCATGCTGCGAAATCCGGTGGGGCAACGGCAGGTCGCGCCGGAAGGTGCGGGATTGGCTTCCTATCAAGGTGCGCCTGAGGTGCACGTCTCCGGGAGGTAA
- a CDS encoding TetR/AcrR family transcriptional regulator: MTAEATTDRRTRQRHERRDRLFQAAVELFVERGYDNTTMEDIAERADTARATVFNHFQRKTAFLDEWSLRRRERAMTAVRAENLEDRPLREVLSRYLIELARTSLDSRAETIACMGAAIHSTNVFGNPELARQFGAFVARAQEAGEIRTEIDPAQAGLLLATSYFGTLSSWIESEDAPFDLQEHLLNMVEMILRGIAVR; this comes from the coding sequence ATGACGGCAGAAGCGACGACCGATCGGCGGACCAGGCAGCGACACGAACGCCGGGACCGGCTGTTCCAGGCGGCCGTGGAGCTGTTCGTGGAACGCGGCTACGACAACACCACGATGGAGGACATCGCCGAACGCGCCGACACCGCGCGGGCCACCGTGTTCAACCACTTTCAGCGCAAAACGGCGTTCCTGGACGAATGGAGCCTGCGCCGCCGGGAACGCGCGATGACCGCGGTGCGCGCCGAGAACCTGGAGGACCGCCCGCTGCGCGAGGTGCTCAGCCGGTACCTGATCGAACTGGCGCGCACCAGCCTCGACTCCCGAGCGGAAACCATCGCCTGCATGGGCGCGGCGATCCACTCCACCAACGTGTTCGGCAACCCGGAACTGGCCCGCCAGTTCGGTGCGTTCGTCGCCCGGGCACAGGAGGCCGGGGAGATCCGGACCGAGATTGACCCGGCGCAGGCGGGGCTGCTGCTCGCGACGTCGTATTTCGGGACGCTCAGCTCGTGGATCGAAAGCGAGGACGCGCCGTTCGATCTGCAGGAGCATTTGCTGAACATGGTGGAGATGATTTTGCGCGGGATCGCGGTGCGGTAG
- a CDS encoding CoA transferase yields MSLTEQLEAALAKPATTDDYDLHQPLADLLGSVGLQESDAGGRIEFTGADPILPGALRLAGATSIALAAKSVAVAKIWQLRGGRGQDISMDLRTAPHRLCPFYDRKWELLDGYPQGDPARVDPAFGTDRFYATADGRWVHPISPYPKLRNDAAALLGVPERDAVVRQAIAQWNSFELEDAAEAAGVIMPVVRTTEELMATEQYQSVLSTMPPVIVERIGDSAPEPLPPNPSTPLEGIRALGRAHIIAGAGCGRALALHGADVLNVWDPGEYELPVLYATSNVGVRSTRLDFRRAADQERMHWLLGSADIFYANRRPGYLARHGLDAETAAEIRPGIIHAEVTLNGSTGPWSGRVGFDQTAGCLSGVMLLEGEGGVPSLPAVPVVNDYITSWFLQLGILRALMLRAEWGGSYRVQVSLTRVALWLLSLGIFDKGYAAEVAGVAPGHEYFDPETFTADTPLGRYRGVTEQIRMSETPGYYTNPLIPRGSHRPEWR; encoded by the coding sequence ATGAGCCTCACCGAGCAACTCGAGGCCGCGTTAGCCAAGCCAGCCACCACCGACGACTACGACCTGCACCAGCCGCTGGCCGATTTGCTGGGCTCAGTCGGCCTGCAGGAATCCGACGCCGGCGGCCGGATCGAGTTCACCGGAGCCGACCCGATCCTTCCGGGCGCGCTCCGGCTGGCTGGTGCGACGTCCATCGCGCTGGCGGCGAAATCCGTTGCGGTGGCGAAGATCTGGCAGCTGCGCGGAGGACGCGGGCAGGACATCTCGATGGACCTGCGGACCGCGCCGCACCGGCTGTGCCCGTTCTACGACAGGAAATGGGAACTGCTCGACGGCTACCCGCAAGGCGACCCGGCGCGCGTCGATCCGGCTTTCGGCACGGATCGCTTCTACGCCACCGCGGACGGCCGCTGGGTGCACCCGATCAGCCCGTACCCGAAGCTGCGCAACGATGCCGCCGCACTGCTCGGTGTTCCCGAGCGGGACGCCGTGGTGCGGCAAGCGATCGCGCAGTGGAACTCGTTCGAACTGGAGGACGCCGCCGAGGCCGCGGGCGTCATCATGCCGGTGGTGCGGACGACCGAAGAGCTGATGGCTACCGAGCAGTACCAGTCGGTGCTGTCGACGATGCCGCCGGTGATTGTCGAGCGCATCGGGGACAGCGCCCCAGAACCCTTGCCCCCGAACCCTTCCACGCCACTCGAAGGAATCCGCGCGCTGGGCCGGGCGCACATCATCGCCGGCGCTGGTTGTGGCCGGGCTTTGGCACTGCATGGTGCGGACGTGCTGAACGTGTGGGATCCGGGCGAATACGAATTGCCGGTGCTGTACGCGACGTCCAATGTGGGCGTTCGCTCCACCCGGCTCGATTTCCGTCGCGCCGCGGACCAGGAACGGATGCACTGGCTGCTCGGCAGCGCGGACATCTTCTACGCCAACCGCCGCCCCGGATACCTCGCGCGGCACGGTCTCGACGCGGAAACCGCCGCCGAGATCCGGCCCGGAATCATCCACGCCGAGGTGACGCTCAACGGCAGCACCGGCCCGTGGTCCGGCCGCGTCGGCTTCGACCAGACCGCCGGGTGCCTGTCCGGAGTCATGCTGCTGGAAGGGGAGGGCGGCGTCCCGTCGCTGCCGGCCGTTCCGGTGGTGAACGACTACATCACTTCCTGGTTCCTGCAATTGGGAATCCTGCGCGCACTCATGCTCCGCGCCGAATGGGGCGGTTCTTACCGAGTGCAGGTTTCTCTCACGCGCGTCGCTTTGTGGTTGCTGAGCCTGGGAATCTTCGACAAGGGTTATGCCGCGGAGGTCGCCGGTGTCGCGCCCGGGCACGAATACTTCGACCCCGAGACGTTCACCGCGGACACCCCTCTCGGCCGCTACCGCGGCGTCACCGAGCAAATCCGGATGTCGGAGACTCCGGGCTATTACACGAATCCCTTAATCCCGCGAGGATCGCACCGTCCAGAGTGGAGGTGA